A stretch of the Gemmatimonadota bacterium genome encodes the following:
- a CDS encoding PorV/PorQ family protein, which produces MKRFATLALYCMCALTSPTHAQTSHYAGDPLLLGAGARALGMGSAYVALSFDATAVYWNPAGLAPEVYSRTDFDIPPKREIHVQHAEQFGGSINHDILALRLPIRKGGIGLGIVRAGVDGIALTGLEDPDRPIGPDNRPVIIDKIGTADYVFRIAYGRHITDKLRLGAGIKMIRRDLSVGIGSGFGLDIGLLYLPTSTFRIGATIRDLTKTRIAFPDGITDRISPSLLIGLALLRRVPGGDMTVGFSTHLNDEKSTREKTSSIQLGTEYRLQHRLAFRLGYKDGHFTAGTGLQLRRFGVDLAFMEHDQLDNTYRISATLFF; this is translated from the coding sequence TTGAAACGCTTTGCTACCCTGGCGTTGTATTGCATGTGCGCGCTCACAAGTCCAACCCATGCACAGACATCCCATTATGCAGGTGATCCACTCTTATTGGGTGCCGGCGCCCGCGCTCTGGGCATGGGCAGTGCTTATGTTGCGCTCAGTTTTGATGCAACAGCAGTCTATTGGAATCCCGCAGGACTTGCCCCAGAGGTGTATTCCAGGACAGACTTCGACATACCACCCAAACGAGAAATTCACGTACAACATGCCGAACAATTTGGCGGTAGTATAAATCACGATATTTTGGCATTGCGCTTGCCCATAAGAAAAGGCGGCATTGGCCTGGGCATAGTTCGCGCTGGCGTTGATGGGATTGCCCTGACGGGCCTGGAAGATCCAGACCGTCCAATTGGCCCAGACAACCGACCCGTAATAATCGACAAAATCGGCACTGCTGATTATGTCTTTCGAATCGCTTATGGGCGACATATCACAGATAAATTGCGTCTTGGGGCGGGTATAAAAATGATCAGACGCGATCTCAGCGTGGGCATTGGAAGTGGCTTTGGCCTGGATATCGGCCTGCTCTATCTGCCCACTTCGACGTTTCGCATTGGCGCGACAATACGCGATCTAACAAAGACGCGCATTGCATTTCCCGACGGCATTACAGATCGCATTTCGCCGTCTCTTCTCATTGGCCTTGCACTTCTACGCAGGGTGCCCGGCGGTGATATGACAGTCGGTTTTAGCACGCACCTGAATGACGAAAAATCGACACGGGAAAAAACGAGCAGCATACAACTGGGGACAGAATACCGCCTGCAACACCGCCTCGCATTTCGCCTCGGATATAAGGATGGGCACTTTACAGCGGGCA